The Haloarcula sp. CBA1127 genomic interval TGCTATGTGGACCGGATTCGTGCTCGCCTTCTACACCGACCAGTCCGGACTCACGCTGGTGCTGTACGCAGTGTTGACGCTCATCGCTCACGTCGTCTACGGCATCGGGCTCGGTGCGGTGTTCAACTACTTCTCGACACGCCCGGACTCTATCGTCTGAGGCCGAGAAACTGTCTGAGACTGCGAGCTACTCCGTCGTTACTGTCTCCGACGCGGTGAGCGTCGTCGCACGGTGTGTCGCGGACGCGATCTGGAAGTGGATCGTGTGGTCGCCGCTCTCGTAGGCGTCGCCCAGTTGCTCGGCAAGATCGAGGCTTCCACTCGTCGAGCCATCGCCGTAGTGGACGTGTCGAGCATCGTTTGGGATGACCTCGCCGGTCGGCACCAAATTGGTGTTGATGATCGCGTGTAGATGGCCCGCATTCGGCGTGATACCGTCGCTCGTGGGGCCGATGGTGTAGTTCTCGACACTGGCCTCCCAGTCGACGACGCTCCCGTCGACGCTCGTCTCGACACTGAGGCTTGCCTCGTCGCTGACGGTCACGTCGACGCTGTCGGTCAGTGCCATCGCCGTGTGCGCGCCGTCTCCCAGTTGGAGGTGCAGCGTGTGCTCGCCGGGGTCCAGTTCCAGCACGCCGTCTCGCTGCCCGGTCCCGTAGTGGATGTGGGTGTCGTCCGTCGGAATTGTCTCGCCCGGTGTTACGGGGTCGCTATCGACGATGACGTGGTAGTGTCCGGCCCCGTTGGTCACTTCCCCTGCCTCTTCGATGGTGACGCCGTCGGCGGTTGCCCGCCACTGTACGGACGGACTGGTAACGGTCGCAGCATCGTTTGGGACCGCAAAGGAGACGCTGGCGTTCTGTCCGACGCCGTTCCGATACTGTCCAGTTTCCGCCTCTGTAGCGTCGGTGTCCCCGCCGCTTGATGGCTCTGTCGCCATGCTATCGGTTCCCCCTGTCCGGGTAGGTGTCCCCGCGCCGCCGCCCGACTGTTCCTCGCTACAGCCCGCGAGGCCGGTCGCTACAGCAGTCGAGACGCCACAGACGAACGTTCGGCGTGTGAGTCTGTCGTCCATATCGCGTGGCCGGAACTGTTGCTCCACGAATACTTAAGCGATTGACCGGCCGTAAATACGGCTTTGGATAGAATGTCACACCGGTTGCCAGGTACCGGCCAGACCTGTTCTGCAGTCAACTACACCGAAACCGGGACTTACGGGAGAAAAGTCGCTGGACGACGCGAGCGATGCGCTGGTGACCGGCGGAGAACGCGACGAGCATTCGCCGGGACGTGGCTGGCTTGCGCTCAGGCTTCGGCTTCCGCGTCGGCGTCGCCGTCCGCCTCCGCGTCCGCCCCGTCTTCACCCTCGAACTCTTCGAGCGTGCTGCGAAGCTGTGGAATCGTTGCCGTGAGGTCGCCGACCTGCTCGCGGGCGTCGTCGACATCGTCGATGAGGTCCGCGATGGTCTCGATCTCCTCGGCGAGGTCGTCGGCGTCCTCGAAGGCGTCAGCGCGTTCGCCCATCGTGTACCACTTCTTCGCGTCGCGGAGGTGGTCCTCGGCGTCGCCCACGTCGAGCGCTGTTTTGAGCGAGTTCAGCACGCCGAGCGTGTTGTCGGCCTCCACGTCCCAGACCGAATCGGCCTCTGGGAGTGCCTCGCGAGCCTTCGCAAGCGACTCCTCGACGTCCGTGCGCATTTCATTGGCCGCCTCTCCGAACAGTTCGTCGTCGTCCAGACTTGACTGACTCATACGGGGACGTTGGTGCGGTGAGGGATTAAAAGCCCGCCTGAAAGTGAAAGTGAAACCGCAGGACGTGACCGGTCGGTAATTCCTGAAACCGAAAAGCCGTTGTGGCTACTCGGCCCGGATGGCCGAGCGCACCTCGGGAATCGGGTCCATGTCGGCGTCGATGTCACCCAGCACGAGCATCGCGTAGTACCGCAGGAACGTCGTTAGCGGGACCTGTATGAGCG includes:
- a CDS encoding DUF4399 domain-containing protein is translated as MDDRLTRRTFVCGVSTAVATGLAGCSEEQSGGGAGTPTRTGGTDSMATEPSSGGDTDATEAETGQYRNGVGQNASVSFAVPNDAATVTSPSVQWRATADGVTIEEAGEVTNGAGHYHVIVDSDPVTPGETIPTDDTHIHYGTGQRDGVLELDPGEHTLHLQLGDGAHTAMALTDSVDVTVSDEASLSVETSVDGSVVDWEASVENYTIGPTSDGITPNAGHLHAIINTNLVPTGEVIPNDARHVHYGDGSTSGSLDLAEQLGDAYESGDHTIHFQIASATHRATTLTASETVTTE
- a CDS encoding DUF5790 family protein; the protein is MSQSSLDDDELFGEAANEMRTDVEESLAKAREALPEADSVWDVEADNTLGVLNSLKTALDVGDAEDHLRDAKKWYTMGERADAFEDADDLAEEIETIADLIDDVDDAREQVGDLTATIPQLRSTLEEFEGEDGADAEADGDADAEAEA